One genomic window of Diospyros lotus cultivar Yz01 chromosome 8, ASM1463336v1, whole genome shotgun sequence includes the following:
- the LOC127808947 gene encoding uncharacterized protein LOC127808947 has product MVQRNPGFQAANPPRIVTASSSNSPRSLVSGKQSTPPFKRLRENELQAKRAKGLCFRCDEKYSIGHRCKNKELQVMVIYEEERGEEEGTKPDEAMEASGEWEDTVKEGEMVELSLNSVVGLTPPQTMKIKGTIEGQEVIVLIDNGASHNFIVADLVQKLGLVRMPTRGYGVIMGSGMAIQGAGVCKRVPLLLQNVKIVEDFLPLELGSSNVILGMKWLATLGETQVDWGSLIMRFKVGDTAITLHGDPSLSKTLVTMKSMMKAFRKGGEGVLLELGCLTAEAVEVDIPDSLQEVLSDFEAVFEEPRGLPPHRRRDHTITLQPGVPPVSVRPYRYPHLLKIEIEKLVREMMAAGIIRPSISPFSSPVLLVKKKDGGWRFCVDYRALNKVTIPDKFPIPVIEELLDELNGAAVFSKLDLKSGYHQIRIAPKDIPKTAFRTHKGHYEFMVMPFGLTNAPATFQFLMNEIFREQLRQFVLVFFDDILVYSRTMREHQDHLRCVLGILAENKLFANAKICRFGQMEIDYLGHIISQ; this is encoded by the coding sequence ATGGTGCAGCGAAATCCGGGGTTCCAAGCCGCTAATCCTCCTAGGATAGTCACAGCTAGCTCTTCTAATTCTCCAAGATCGCTGGTCAGCGGAAAGCAGTCCACACCACCATTTAAgcgattgagagagaatgagctACAAGCCAAGCGGGCGAAGGGATTATGTTTTCGTTGTGACGAGAAGTATTCAATTGGGCATAGGTGTAAGAACAAGGAGCTGCAAGTGATGGTTATTTATGAGGAAGagaggggagaagaagaagggactAAACCAGATGAGGCAATGGAGGCTTCCGGGGAGTGGGAAGACACTGTCAAGGAAGGGGAGATGGTGGAGTTATCACTAAACTCTGTGGTGGGGCTAACTCCTCCTCAAACGATGAAGATTAAAGGAACAATAGAAGGCCAAGAAGTGATTGTCCTGATTGATAACGGGGCTTCCCACAATTTCATAGTAGCTGACTTGGTGCAAAAATTAGGACTCGTAAGGATGCCTACTCGAGGATATGGGGTGATAATGGGCTCGGGAATGGCAATACAGGGGGCGGGAGTATGCAAGAGGGTCCCCTTGTTGTTACAGAATGTGAAGATTGTGGAAGACTTCCTCCCTTTGGAGTTGGGCAGCTCTAATGTCATTCTTGGGATGAAGTGGTTGGCCACATTGGGAGAGACACAAGTGGATTGGGGTTCCCTGATCATGAGGTTCAAGGTGGGAGACACGGCCATTACCTTACATGGGGATCCTAGCCTTAGTAAAACTCTAGTGACCATGAAGTCCATGATGAAGGCATTCCGGAAGGGTGGGGAAGGGGTATTATTGGAGTTGGGCTGTTTAACGGCTGAAGCAGTGGAAGTTGACATCCCTGACAGCTTGCAGGAGGTGTTGTCTGACTTCGAGGCAGTCTTTGAAGAGCCACGTGGGCTGCCCCCGCACCGAAGGCGGGATCATACCATCACGTTGCAGCCTGGGGTACCCCCAGTCAGTGTGAGACCTTACCGATACCCGCATCTCTTGAAgattgagattgaaaaacttgttAGAGAGATGATGGCTGCAGGTATCATTCGGCCAAGCATCAGCCCTTTTTCTAGTCCCGTATTGCTAGTTAAGAAGAAGGACGGGGGGTGGAGGTTTTGCGTGGACTACCGAGCTCTAAACAAGGTAACTATTCCTGATAAATTTCCAATTCCGGTTATTGAAGAACTCCTAGATGAGCTGAATGGAGCTGCAGTTTTTTCTAAATTGGATTTAAAATCGGGTTACCATCAAATACGTATCGCACCCAAGGACATTCCGAAAACTGCTTTTCGGACTCATAAGGGCCATTATGAGTTTATGGTGATGCCGTTTGGACTCACAAATGCACCCGCTACATTTCAGTTTTTAATGAACGAGATTTTTAGGGAGCAATTGAGACAGTTTGTTCTTGTGTTTTTTGACGACATTTTGGTGTACAGCAGAACGATGCGGGAACATCAGGATCATTTGCGTTGTGTATTGGGAATATTAGCTGAAAACAAGTTGTTTGCCAATGCAAAAATATGCAGGTTCGGGCAGATGGAGATTGACTACTTAGGCCACATTATTTCGCAATAG